One Vespa crabro chromosome 1, iyVesCrab1.2, whole genome shotgun sequence genomic region harbors:
- the LOC124422085 gene encoding actin-related protein 2 isoform X1, with amino-acid sequence MDSKGRKIIVCDNGTGFVKCGYAGANFPAHIFPSIVGRPIIRAVNKIGDIDVKDVLNMPDLMVGDEASKLRSMLEISYPMQNGIVRNWEDMCHVWDYTFGKEKMNINPRECKILLTEPPMNPITNREKMIEVMFEKYGFAGTYIAIQAVLTLYAQGLISGVVVDSGDGVTHICPVFEEYALPHLTRRLDIAGRDITMYLIKLLLLRGYAFNHSADFETVRMLKEKLCYIGYNIETEEKLARETTVLVESYTLPDGRVIKVGGERFSAPEALFQPRLINVEALGIAELVFSTIQAADIDIRSELYKHIVLSGGSTMYPGLPSRLEREIKQLYLQKVLKNDTSKLNKFKIKIEDSPRRKDMVFMGGAVLAEITKDRDSVWITKEEYEEKGLSVLKKLGSYES; translated from the exons ttCGTCAAATGCGGATATGCGGGAGCAAATTTTCCTGCCCATATATTTCCATCGATAGTTGGACGTCCAATCATAAGGGCTGTTAATAAGATAGGAGACATCGACGTGAAg GATGTGCTTAACATGCCT GACTTAATGGTTGGAGATGAAGCAAGTAAACTTCGTTCTATGTTAGAAATTAGTTATCCCATGCAAAATGGAATTGTTAG AAATTGGGAGGATATGTGTCACGTTTGGGATTATAcatttggaaaagaaaaaatgaacatTAATCCTAGAGAATGTAAAATTTTGCTGACAGAACCACCAATGAATCCTATCacgaatagagagaaaatgatcgag gtGATGTTTGAAAAATATGGATTTGCTGGAACATATATTGCGATACAAGCTGTACTTACATTGTATGCTCAAGGATTGATTAGTGGTGTTGTGGTAGACTCTGGTGATGGAGTTACACATATTTGTCCAGTATTTGAAGAATATGCTTTGCCTCATTTAACACGTCGATTAGATATTGCCGGTCGTGACATTActatgtatttaataaaattacttttattacgtGGATATGCCTTCAATCATTCTGCTGATTTTGAAACAGTAAggatgttaaaagaaaaattatgttatattggATATAATATTGAAACTGAAGAAAAATTAGCTCGTGAAACGACTGTTTTAGTAGAATCTTATACA CTTCCAGATGGTCGAGTAATAAAAGTAGGTGGTGAAAGATTTTCAGCACCAGAAGCATTATTCCAACCACGTTTAATAAATGTTGAAGCTCTGGGAATTGCAGAGCTAGTATTTAGTACAATTCAAGCAGCTGATATTGATATCAGAAGTGAACTGTATAAGCATATCGTTCTTAGCGGTGGCAGTACAATGTATCCAGGGCTTCCGTCTAGACTCGAACGAGAGATCAAGCAACTTTATTTGCAGaaagttttaaaaaatgatacatCCAAACTTAAT aaATTCAAAATCAAAATCGAAGATTCACCGCGACGCAAAGATATGGTTTTTATGGGTGGTGCTGTATTAGCAGAAATAACAAAGGATCGAGATTCTGTATGgataacgaaagaagaatatgaAGAGAAAGGTCTTagtgtattaaaaaaattaggaTCCTATGAATCTTAA
- the LOC124422085 gene encoding actin-related protein 2 isoform X2, translating into MDSKGRKIIVCDNGTGFVKCGYAGANFPAHIFPSIVGRPIIRAVNKIGDIDVKQEYCVRDLMVGDEASKLRSMLEISYPMQNGIVRNWEDMCHVWDYTFGKEKMNINPRECKILLTEPPMNPITNREKMIEVMFEKYGFAGTYIAIQAVLTLYAQGLISGVVVDSGDGVTHICPVFEEYALPHLTRRLDIAGRDITMYLIKLLLLRGYAFNHSADFETVRMLKEKLCYIGYNIETEEKLARETTVLVESYTLPDGRVIKVGGERFSAPEALFQPRLINVEALGIAELVFSTIQAADIDIRSELYKHIVLSGGSTMYPGLPSRLEREIKQLYLQKVLKNDTSKLNKFKIKIEDSPRRKDMVFMGGAVLAEITKDRDSVWITKEEYEEKGLSVLKKLGSYES; encoded by the exons ttCGTCAAATGCGGATATGCGGGAGCAAATTTTCCTGCCCATATATTTCCATCGATAGTTGGACGTCCAATCATAAGGGCTGTTAATAAGATAGGAGACATCGACGTGAAg cAAGAATATTGTGTTCGT GACTTAATGGTTGGAGATGAAGCAAGTAAACTTCGTTCTATGTTAGAAATTAGTTATCCCATGCAAAATGGAATTGTTAG AAATTGGGAGGATATGTGTCACGTTTGGGATTATAcatttggaaaagaaaaaatgaacatTAATCCTAGAGAATGTAAAATTTTGCTGACAGAACCACCAATGAATCCTATCacgaatagagagaaaatgatcgag gtGATGTTTGAAAAATATGGATTTGCTGGAACATATATTGCGATACAAGCTGTACTTACATTGTATGCTCAAGGATTGATTAGTGGTGTTGTGGTAGACTCTGGTGATGGAGTTACACATATTTGTCCAGTATTTGAAGAATATGCTTTGCCTCATTTAACACGTCGATTAGATATTGCCGGTCGTGACATTActatgtatttaataaaattacttttattacgtGGATATGCCTTCAATCATTCTGCTGATTTTGAAACAGTAAggatgttaaaagaaaaattatgttatattggATATAATATTGAAACTGAAGAAAAATTAGCTCGTGAAACGACTGTTTTAGTAGAATCTTATACA CTTCCAGATGGTCGAGTAATAAAAGTAGGTGGTGAAAGATTTTCAGCACCAGAAGCATTATTCCAACCACGTTTAATAAATGTTGAAGCTCTGGGAATTGCAGAGCTAGTATTTAGTACAATTCAAGCAGCTGATATTGATATCAGAAGTGAACTGTATAAGCATATCGTTCTTAGCGGTGGCAGTACAATGTATCCAGGGCTTCCGTCTAGACTCGAACGAGAGATCAAGCAACTTTATTTGCAGaaagttttaaaaaatgatacatCCAAACTTAAT aaATTCAAAATCAAAATCGAAGATTCACCGCGACGCAAAGATATGGTTTTTATGGGTGGTGCTGTATTAGCAGAAATAACAAAGGATCGAGATTCTGTATGgataacgaaagaagaatatgaAGAGAAAGGTCTTagtgtattaaaaaaattaggaTCCTATGAATCTTAA
- the LOC124422085 gene encoding actin-related protein 2 isoform X3, translating into MDSKGRKIIVCDNGTGFVKCGYAGANFPAHIFPSIVGRPIIRAVNKIGDIDVKDLMVGDEASKLRSMLEISYPMQNGIVRNWEDMCHVWDYTFGKEKMNINPRECKILLTEPPMNPITNREKMIEVMFEKYGFAGTYIAIQAVLTLYAQGLISGVVVDSGDGVTHICPVFEEYALPHLTRRLDIAGRDITMYLIKLLLLRGYAFNHSADFETVRMLKEKLCYIGYNIETEEKLARETTVLVESYTLPDGRVIKVGGERFSAPEALFQPRLINVEALGIAELVFSTIQAADIDIRSELYKHIVLSGGSTMYPGLPSRLEREIKQLYLQKVLKNDTSKLNKFKIKIEDSPRRKDMVFMGGAVLAEITKDRDSVWITKEEYEEKGLSVLKKLGSYES; encoded by the exons ttCGTCAAATGCGGATATGCGGGAGCAAATTTTCCTGCCCATATATTTCCATCGATAGTTGGACGTCCAATCATAAGGGCTGTTAATAAGATAGGAGACATCGACGTGAAg GACTTAATGGTTGGAGATGAAGCAAGTAAACTTCGTTCTATGTTAGAAATTAGTTATCCCATGCAAAATGGAATTGTTAG AAATTGGGAGGATATGTGTCACGTTTGGGATTATAcatttggaaaagaaaaaatgaacatTAATCCTAGAGAATGTAAAATTTTGCTGACAGAACCACCAATGAATCCTATCacgaatagagagaaaatgatcgag gtGATGTTTGAAAAATATGGATTTGCTGGAACATATATTGCGATACAAGCTGTACTTACATTGTATGCTCAAGGATTGATTAGTGGTGTTGTGGTAGACTCTGGTGATGGAGTTACACATATTTGTCCAGTATTTGAAGAATATGCTTTGCCTCATTTAACACGTCGATTAGATATTGCCGGTCGTGACATTActatgtatttaataaaattacttttattacgtGGATATGCCTTCAATCATTCTGCTGATTTTGAAACAGTAAggatgttaaaagaaaaattatgttatattggATATAATATTGAAACTGAAGAAAAATTAGCTCGTGAAACGACTGTTTTAGTAGAATCTTATACA CTTCCAGATGGTCGAGTAATAAAAGTAGGTGGTGAAAGATTTTCAGCACCAGAAGCATTATTCCAACCACGTTTAATAAATGTTGAAGCTCTGGGAATTGCAGAGCTAGTATTTAGTACAATTCAAGCAGCTGATATTGATATCAGAAGTGAACTGTATAAGCATATCGTTCTTAGCGGTGGCAGTACAATGTATCCAGGGCTTCCGTCTAGACTCGAACGAGAGATCAAGCAACTTTATTTGCAGaaagttttaaaaaatgatacatCCAAACTTAAT aaATTCAAAATCAAAATCGAAGATTCACCGCGACGCAAAGATATGGTTTTTATGGGTGGTGCTGTATTAGCAGAAATAACAAAGGATCGAGATTCTGTATGgataacgaaagaagaatatgaAGAGAAAGGTCTTagtgtattaaaaaaattaggaTCCTATGAATCTTAA